Proteins from one Streptomyces sp. NBC_00289 genomic window:
- a CDS encoding TIGR02677 family protein: MEGDELHGSPSDEETGRDSRESGSEAWQRLSAYAYLSAPERLEYVAVMRLFCGTLLADLAAPDVLAKLAQTGGPGAVLEAETLTARLEQLVRWGNLLRSTHTVTATSIAEYQRSRSRYQLSKLGERVQRDADEVLADADAAREVSSELLTLVDRGLGDIAVMVAAPGGADPRQALEKISTLFVQFAEFAESVRDFYAYLGQVLARYDLDGAEYQGFKELLLDYVQAITEDVSFRAPRIAAHLQKIWPHLPALLSSIDAHAAGLGALSEALPETRVQRSRGRQLADWEGLRDWFADTDGHGSQVDQLRDATLRALQSLLANAKRMLRSASGEMSRRKDLLRLAAWFDAAQPDEAHDIAVAAFGLYGARHLGVAPDPDASVPAYVSWWTGPVVDVPVALRERGSRAPRGRAAMVEDHSEQKRRLMEQAREQAAARQAAAAELRSASGRFDQVRLGSAALRLLLELLAAALGNSQLRKEEGDFRLDGAQAGDADLGIRLVAWRTPGRHTLLRSVDGELLVDDLTLAVESASTPTAAEEASA; the protein is encoded by the coding sequence GGGGGACGAACTACACGGGTCGCCGAGCGATGAAGAAACAGGTCGGGACAGTCGAGAAAGTGGCAGCGAAGCCTGGCAGCGGCTGAGTGCGTATGCCTATCTGAGCGCACCCGAGCGGCTGGAGTACGTCGCCGTGATGCGGCTGTTCTGCGGCACGTTGCTCGCAGATCTCGCCGCACCGGATGTGTTGGCGAAGCTGGCGCAGACCGGCGGGCCGGGGGCGGTGCTGGAAGCGGAGACACTGACTGCCAGGCTGGAGCAGCTCGTGCGGTGGGGCAATCTGCTGCGCAGTACGCACACCGTCACGGCCACCAGCATTGCCGAGTACCAGCGCTCCCGGTCGCGCTATCAGCTCTCCAAGCTGGGCGAGCGGGTGCAACGTGACGCGGACGAGGTGCTCGCCGATGCGGATGCCGCGCGCGAGGTCAGCAGTGAACTGCTCACGCTCGTCGACCGGGGGCTGGGCGACATCGCCGTCATGGTCGCCGCACCAGGCGGTGCAGACCCGCGGCAGGCACTGGAGAAGATCAGCACACTCTTCGTGCAGTTCGCCGAGTTCGCCGAGTCCGTGAGGGATTTCTACGCGTATCTGGGTCAGGTGCTCGCCCGCTACGACCTCGACGGAGCCGAGTACCAGGGATTCAAGGAACTGCTGCTCGACTACGTGCAGGCGATCACCGAGGACGTGTCCTTCCGCGCGCCCCGTATCGCCGCGCATCTGCAGAAGATCTGGCCCCACTTGCCTGCCCTGCTGAGCAGTATCGACGCACACGCGGCGGGTCTCGGAGCCCTCTCCGAGGCGCTGCCAGAGACGCGGGTACAGCGCAGCCGGGGGCGGCAACTCGCCGACTGGGAGGGGCTGCGTGACTGGTTCGCCGACACCGACGGGCACGGCAGCCAGGTAGACCAGCTGCGGGACGCCACCCTGCGCGCCCTGCAGTCACTGCTCGCCAACGCCAAGCGGATGCTGCGTTCGGCGTCCGGGGAGATGTCCCGGCGCAAGGACCTGCTCAGGCTCGCCGCCTGGTTCGACGCGGCGCAGCCCGACGAGGCCCACGACATCGCGGTCGCAGCCTTCGGGCTGTACGGAGCACGGCATCTGGGGGTGGCGCCCGATCCCGACGCGTCCGTGCCGGCATACGTGAGCTGGTGGACCGGGCCGGTCGTGGACGTGCCCGTGGCACTGCGGGAGCGCGGGAGCCGCGCCCCGCGCGGACGGGCCGCGATGGTCGAGGACCACAGCGAGCAGAAACGCCGTCTCATGGAGCAAGCGCGCGAACAGGCCGCCGCCCGACAGGCGGCGGCCGCAGAACTGCGCAGCGCGTCAGGCAGATTCGACCAGGTGAGGTTGGGCTCCGCGGCGCTGAGACTGCTGCTGGAACTCCTCGCTGCCGCTCTCGGCAACAGCCAACTACGCAAGGAGGAGGGTGATTTCCGGCTCGACGGCGCGCAAGCGGGCGATGCGGATCTGGGCATCAGGCTGGTGGCGTGGCGTACCCCGGGTCGGCACACACTCCTGCGATCCGTCGACGGCGAGCTGCTGGTGGACGATCTCACCCTGGCGGTCGAGAGCGCCTCCACACCAACCGCCGCCGAGGAGGCGAGCGCCTGA